AGAGGTGTGCCACCTGTCGGCCAAGTACCACCTGGGTGCTGAATACTAACAAACATAGTCGAGTAGTCAGAACTCCATGCCGCACCTGTCACTTCACACTTAGTGGGGCCTACCATGAAACGTTTGATTTCACCGGTTTCAGTATCACCCACCAGCATTTGGTTGTTACCTTGACCCGCAAAATCCCCTTCGTTTGAGTAGTTACCATCGGTTTGAATCCACAACAAACCGTTACGGTCAAACTTCAAACCATCAGGTGAATTGAACATATTGTCCTTGTTCACGTTAGCAGAACCAGCATAAGCATCATCAAAGACAGCTGGATTACCCGCCATCACAAACAAATCCCACTTGAAATCTTTTGCGGTATGATCTTCGTTCATCGGCTCCCAACGAACGATCTGCCCAAAATTGTTCTTCACTCGTGGATTAGGGCCTTGCGCTGGCGTCTCATCGCCACCGGCATTTGGCTTCACACCACGATTTTTATTGTTGGTTAGACAGCAGTAAGCTTCTACCTTATTTGGATTCGCCGCTACCCACTCAGGACGGTCCATAGTGGTTGCGCCTACTTTTGATGCCGCTTGACGAGTGTGAATAGCAATTTCCGCTTCGGTCATACCAGTTGTTGCAGGCGTTAACGCCAACCACTCACCACGATTATTGTCATGGAATTTGGCTACGTACAAAGTACCTTCAGCAAGTAAATCAGAATTATCCGCACCCACTTGGTATTTGCCTTTAGATACAAAACGATATAGGAATTCTCCGCGTTCATCGTCGCCTAGATACACGACAACATGACCGTTTGCAGCAATGGCAACTTCGGCATTTTCGTGTTTAAAACGACCCAGAGCAGTACGCTTTTTAGGACGAGAAGTGGGATTCAGTGGGTCAATCTCTACCACATAACCAAAGCGATTTGGCTCATTTGGTTCTTTGGCAAGATCAAAGCGATCGTCCGCCATTTCCCACTTGTAACGACCTTCAGAAGTGCTCACACCATAACGCTTCAGCTCATCAGGCAATTGATAATTCTCATCTGATGAAGCGAAGTAACTGTTAAAGTTTTCTTCACAGGTTAAGTAAGTACCCCAAGGTGTTTGACCTTGACCACAGTTATTCCATGTTCCCTTAGCTAACACACCGCGAGGATCGGCCGACGTTTTCAATAAAGCGTGGCCACGGGCAGGGCCGGTAATTTCCATTTCTGTATCTGCTGTGATGCGACGATTGAACTTAGAGTCTTTGATGATGCTCCACTTACCATTGTATTGTGCAATCTCCATGATTGAGACACCGTGTGCAGCTTTACTCTTACGCACATCGTCTGCAGTCATGGTTTTACCATCTTCACGATTCGCATTCAGGGTTTTAGGATTCACGTACTCGTTGTTAACCGCTAATACAAAAACACCATTGTGATTAAAGAAGGCAAGGCCGTCATTGTTATCACCAAACGCCATTTCTTGAGAAGCGCCAGTTCCCCCAGTTGTGGTATCTAATGGCATACCTTTTGACCACAATGGATCACCCCAAGAAGCCACCACTTGCCAGGTGTAACCTTTTGGCAAAGTAATGGTATCGGCTGTTGTCGCTTTTACCATATCAAAAGCCAAACGAGATGGTTGATGATGTGCCGCCATGGCTTGCGCTGCACCAAAGGTCGATCCCATCACAAATGCACTGGCACCGACGGCGGCACCACCACTTAGAAAGCCGCGACGCGATACCATTTTGTTTGCGACTTCTTCAAATTCCACCACTTCCGGTGCTGGACGCACTAATTCATCTAACTCATCAAAACTCAGTTCTTGCTTTTGATTAATGGTCATAATACTGCCCTATTACTTGTTGCTGGTCATTGGATTTTGATCATGCGTGTCACATTTCTTGCTACATAGCACGACCTAATATATTGAGATATATAGAAAAAATGATTCCCCACACTTTCTCTTAACCTCACTCCTGCTTCAAATGAAGTTCTCAAGTACTCTAGAGATAAAAAGTTACACATAAATGACAATTAAATGGCATTATTAAAGTTGTAGTGTAAAAAGGATAAAAATTGTAAATAAACAGCACTTTTTTCAAAAATTAACAGCATAATAGGGATAGTGAAGGCGCAAATAGCTTGATGTTTTTTCTGCTTAGAAAACATATTTGCACTCTCCATATGCAAAACGATAAGGAAGTAACTATGTTAAACCTCTTAAGACAAATTCCAATAAAGCATAGGCTAATTGGCCTAGTGACTTTGTTTTCTATTGGTCTAGTTCTTGTCATGTCGCTTGCTCTAAGTGAATACAAGTCCTCCTTACTTAATGAAAAATACGCGCAGACCAAACACGTAGTTGAAACCGCTACCGGCGTACTGACCCATTTCTACTCGCTTGAACAAAGTGGCGAATTAACCAAAAGCCAAGCTCAAAAATATGCCATGGAAACCATCAAAGGGATTCGCTATGCGGGTTCAGAGTATTTTTGGATCAATGACTACAATGCCGTCATAGTGATGCACGCTGTCAAACCTGAGCTTGATGGCAAAGATCTCGCCAATCTGGAAGATCCCAATGGTAAAAAATTGTTTTCAGAATTTGTCAAAGTGGTAAAAGCCCAAGATGCGGGTTTTGTCGATTACTTGTGGCCTAAGCCCGGTAATGACCTTCCCGTTGAAAAAATTTCCTATGTTAAGGGATTTGAGCCTTGGGGCTGGATACTGGGTTCAGGTATTTACCTTGACGACGTTGACGCGCAATTTCAAGCAGGCGTCATTACATTGGGCTCCTCCAGCTTGATCGTTATTCTGCTTGCCTTACTATTGTCTGTTTTGATTTTACGTTCCATCATCTTACCTATTAGTCAGATCCAAACGGCTTTAGAAAACATTTCACATGGTTCGGGGGATTTAACCGCCCGTCTTCCAGTTTCCGGCAATGACCAACTAACCACCATTGCTACTTCGTATAACACCTTTGTAGAGCGACTTACAGATACATTGAACAAAGCTGTTAGCTTGAATAAACAAGTCGAAACTAAGAGTAAAGAACTTAAGGAAGTTGCCTTTAAGACTAAAGCCATTACGCAACAACGTGAAGGCATGTTTACCCAAATGACGGATGCCATTCGTGAAGTAGATGGCTTTAAAAACGAAGTCATTAGCAACACACAAAGTACTTTAGAATCTGCACAAGGAACTGTTGAGAAAACCCGAACTGGACAATCTTCAATTCAACAAACAGTAAAGTCCCTCGACAAGCTGTCCAATGAATTAGAAGCTGGCTTAAATACCGTGGTACAACTGGCAGAACAGTCTCAAACCATTGGTAAAGTATTAGATGTGATAAGTGAAATAGCAGAACAAACCAATCTGCTTGCTCTTAACGCGGCGATTGAGGCAGCCCGAGCAGGTGAACAGGGCCGCGGCTTTGCTGTGGTCGCCGATGAAGTTCGCGGTTTGGCCAGCCGTACTCAGGCATCAACAGACGAAATACAAGCCATGATTAATAAACTTCAAGAAGGTGCCAAGCAGGCAGAGCTGCGCATTACAGAGAGCCATCAGCAATCACAGAAAACCAATGAAGAAATCAATCTCACGGCAAAATATCTGGAAGAAATTGCCAGCTCAGCCGAAGGCATTAATCATGCTAGTCATGCGGTTATTAACAGCGTAACGTCGCAAAGTGAATTGGTACAAACCTTGAGCGAATTAAATGAAAAAGTGGCAGAACTTTCCGCACAAGCAAGTTTGCAAGTTCAGCAGAACAATCAAACTAGTGAAACCTTGGCACAAACGTCAGAAGAAACGCAGCGTGTAATGTCGACCTTTAAACTCTAATAGGTGATGTTTGAGCCAATGTGCAAAGAATAAAACCATAACCTGTGGCCAATAGCATACGCTATTGGCCACTTTTTCTTATAAGCCTTGATAAATCAAAGTTGCACCATGGCGTACTTCCAAGCCCTGACGTTGCACCTTGGTCATTCCTTTTACGACTAACGCATAGGAGTGATCGACCATTCGCTGGATTTCACCATCTGGTAAACTGCCTTCAAAGAAAATGGAGTTCCAATGTCTTTTATTCATATGGTAAGCGGGAATAACTTCCTCAAATACATCACGCAATTCCATCGCATGATCGGGATGACACTTCAAATTCATTAAGGCTTTGCCTTGATGACGCGACAATAAAGCAAACATTTTATTCTGCACTTTGAAGACCGCCGTTTTGTCATCAAAAGGATAATCTTCTTTCGCTTCAGGTTTGGCTAACAAATAGGCCTTTAAGGCTGATAACTCCATCGTTTTCTCCTATGCGCTGCTAATGCGTCACCCACTTGTTAGAAAAACTGTTAAACTACTTTTCTCAATCCTCATCCAACAGTTGTCTTCAAGGGCCATCATGATCATCACCTTAACCACACCCGCCATGCTGTTTCCGGCGGTATCACTCTTATTATTGGCTTATACCAATCGCTTTGTTACCTTAGCGTCCATCATACGTACTTTTGATCCAAAGCAAGAAGATGAAAACAGTACCGAGCAAATTGCCAATTTACGCAAACGCATTTACCTGATTCGACGCATGCAAGAAGCTGGTGTCATAAGTTTTTTCTTATGTGTGATGTCCATGCTGGCAATTTATCTAGAGTACCAACAAGTCGGTAGTTATATATTTGCCGCCAGTCTGGTTTGTCTTATGTATTCTTTGTATCTGTCGGTTCGCGAAATCACCATTTCCTGTGATGCTCTTGATCTACATTTGCAACATTTCAACACCAATTTCAACCGTAAAAAGTCCAGCAAAAAATCATCATAAGCGTATTTTCTGAACATTGAAGCCCTTTAAAGAAGACCCTTCAGTGTAGTGGAAAAAATAGTCTAAAAAGTCCTCATCCATCACACGTTGATGCCTCACGCTGGCGTGACGAATGAATAACTGACCTTCTCGGCGGTATAGAAAACCCTGATGAGACACTATCATATTGGTCCCAATGATGTCTTTTAGGTGCCGGGTTGGTCGTACCATACTGATGACACTGGGTGTGGGTATTCTGTCTAGTAAAGCTTGGTTTATCTGCCCATTTTCGCTTTTATACAAGGCCACTAGAGGCACATAAGGGAGTTGAACCTCTTTTGCTGGAATGGCCTTAGTAAGCACTCGTAACGCCTCATGTAACGACTGACAATTGTCATCACAAGTCAACTGCCCCTTCTTCAAATGCTGATACCATGCCGCTTTATCAATCCGAGCTGAAGCATATTCTAGTGCTTGCGACGCAATTTGCGCACTCACATCTTCCAATCTAGTTTGGTTATTGGGCAGCCAGTCTAAACTCGGGAAATGATTACGGGATACAAAACTGACCTTGCCATGCTGATAACGAATATTTTTAAGCACAGAGTCAAATTCCGTCTTATTGGAGGCAAACAGTCCTGCCAATACAGTTTCCACATAGGTAGTACAATCAAACGCATCAAAGCGTACCAATGGATCTGCGTCAAAGCGCCCAAGTTGGCCTTCTCCTGAGCCCCCTGCAAGATAAGGTAACCCCATTAAACTGCCACTTAATAACTCAAAACGCTGCAGTAATGTAGCTTTTGAATCTTGCTCTATGAGTTGATAAAAATCTGCTTGCTGATGATTTTCAGGCAAATGACATAAGGCCAACGGAGTTTGACTCATCATCAAGAGAAAACAGACCATCTGAAAAATAGTTTTGCTCATAAAATCTTGTGGTATTTCTTTGCAATTAGAAACAAAAGTGTACAAAAGCCTCATCAAAAAATCTCTTAGCGGTTGCTAAAATAAGCAAATAAACGTGTGAGGTACAAAAAATGAAAATTCAACATCCCCCTTTTTTGTATGGTCAACAAGGACTGCAACAGACCCAAAGAAACCTGGATCAAATTTCCAAAGAAGTTGCCCAAATGTCCACTCAGAATTTTGATCGAGTACAACCCAAAGAGCTAGATGTACAACATGGCTCGCTTGCCGAAACCCTTACAGAAGCCAGACAAGTGACTCGGGACGCACAGTCTAACGCTCAAGTATTAGATGATGCGAACCAAAACCTTGGACGCATTATCGATATCAGCGTGTAGAGGGATGTGTGCCCAGTAAAGAATCCAGTTCATTAAGTTCATTTTGTTGGGTCACTCTTACCCACCTGTTTACTTCGTTACCATCCTTCAAGAGGATAAAGGTAGGCCATAAAGTAACTTTAAACTGGCGCCCCAGCTTTTTGCCTTTTCCGTCGTACACCTTAATATGTGGCAAAGTCGGATGTGCCATTAATAGGCTTTGAATAACGGTACTAGCCGCCTGACAATGGCCGCACCAAGGTGCACCGAACTCCAACAAGACGAAACCGGATTGCCCCTTCACTTCTTCAAGGCTTGGCGCCAATTCAGCGTACTCTTGATTAAATCCCAACTGCATGGCTTGCAAAATATGCACCTCGTATGTATTCAATCAATTGGACTTTCTGTTATGCCAGATGTTGCTAAAAAAGGAAACGCTATCACAGCCGCTTCCTTTTGCTTGATACTTTAAAGATAAGATATTCTGGTTGTAAGATCAGCCTTTAAACTCTTTTTCTCATTAGAGCAAAGCCCAGAAATCGAATCGCCTTATACTTTAAACTTCACCACTAATTCGTTCAGATTAACAGCCAAACGCGTCAGTTCTGCCGTATTGGCATTGGTTTCATTGGCACCGTTCACCGTTTGTGAAGACAAATCACTGATGGTCGCAATATTATCATCAACTTCTCTTGTTGCAGTAGATTGTTGTTCTGCAGCGCTGGCAATAATATGATTACTATCACTAATCGCAGCAATGCGACTGGTAATTTGTTCTAATGCTGTCGCCGCTTCTGCAGCCACATGCTGTGCTTGATCCGTTTTCATGGTGGCATTTTGCATAGCCGTCACGGCAGCATTCGCTGACGATTGAACTTCACGCACCATGGTTTCAATTTCTTCGGTTGATTCTTGAGTTCGATGAGCAAGGCTGCGAACTTCATCAGCCACTACCGCAAAACCTCGCCCAGCCTCACCCGCTCGGGCCGCTTCAATTGCAGCATTAAGTGCCAATAAATTGGTTTGTTCCGCCACTGCACGAATCACATCTAAAATTTGCCCAATGGAAGTCACTTGCTCCGCCAATTGGTTTATCACGCCAGTGCTGGATTGCATTTCATGACTCATATCCACAATCACCTTAGTCGTTTCACTGACTTTTTGCTTGCCCTCTGAAGCCAATCGAGAAGACTCAATAGAATCTTGTGACGTTGTTTGAGCGGTTCTCGCCACCTCATCAATCGCGGAACTCATCTGATTGATGGCCGCTGCAGCTTGTTGAATTTCATTACTCTGTAATTGCAAACCTTGAGTAGAATTATCCGTTACAGAATTCAGCTCTTCAGCAGCAGATGCCAATTGGCTGGAGGATTTGCCAATATGAAGGATGGCTGAACGTAAGTTGGTTTGCATCAGCATCAAGGCTTTGCTCAGTCTGGTAACTTCATCATTACCCTCAAGTACGACTGATTGTGTCAAATCGCCTTCAGCAATCACTTCAGCAGAATGCATCGCCATTTGCAGTGGTCGATTAATACTTTTTGCTAATAATATTGCAATCGTCACAGCAAACAGAACCGCTAAAGCCACAATAATATTAATTAACACAAAACTCGCCTGAAATTCCTGTAGCCCTTCATCACTCGCTTGATCAGCAATACGACGATTTTCGGCAACGATGGCTTTAAGAGCTTTCACCATCTTATCTGCCGCTAAATTCATCTTAGGAATCAAGGTATCAAGACTGGTTGTATCACTCATCATTACCAACTCAGACACTTGTCGTTGTAGCACAAAATAGTCTTTTTCTAGATCAAGAAAGTCCTCAAATAACTTACGTTCACTCTCTACTTGAATATGTGCTTTATACTCTTGCTGATATTGCTCAACTTCTTGTTTAATCTGCCGTAAAGTTGCAAAAGTGTTATTCTTACTCTGTTCATCATTGTCATTTAAGAGGCGTAATGTAAAAATTCTCACCCGCATTAAATTGCTGTTCATATCACCTAGACTGGAAATCGCCGACAGAATGTCCCCTTCAATCACTTCCGTTTTGGCGCGTATGTCTTTCATGGTGGCTATAGCCACCCCACCCAATATGATCAGTAACAACAATATCACTGAAAAAGCAGCAAACAATCGTGACCCTATATTCATTTTTCTCAGCATTTCATTTTCCTTCTTGCAGATTAAAAATGATTCCAAAGCGACAAATAAATTCACCGGCAAGCCCTAATTGAAGGCCAAC
The window above is part of the Marinomonas sp. THO17 genome. Proteins encoded here:
- a CDS encoding PhoX family phosphatase; its protein translation is MTINQKQELSFDELDELVRPAPEVVEFEEVANKMVSRRGFLSGGAAVGASAFVMGSTFGAAQAMAAHHQPSRLAFDMVKATTADTITLPKGYTWQVVASWGDPLWSKGMPLDTTTGGTGASQEMAFGDNNDGLAFFNHNGVFVLAVNNEYVNPKTLNANREDGKTMTADDVRKSKAAHGVSIMEIAQYNGKWSIIKDSKFNRRITADTEMEITGPARGHALLKTSADPRGVLAKGTWNNCGQGQTPWGTYLTCEENFNSYFASSDENYQLPDELKRYGVSTSEGRYKWEMADDRFDLAKEPNEPNRFGYVVEIDPLNPTSRPKKRTALGRFKHENAEVAIAANGHVVVYLGDDERGEFLYRFVSKGKYQVGADNSDLLAEGTLYVAKFHDNNRGEWLALTPATTGMTEAEIAIHTRQAASKVGATTMDRPEWVAANPNKVEAYCCLTNNKNRGVKPNAGGDETPAQGPNPRVKNNFGQIVRWEPMNEDHTAKDFKWDLFVMAGNPAVFDDAYAGSANVNKDNMFNSPDGLKFDRNGLLWIQTDGNYSNEGDFAGQGNNQMLVGDTETGEIKRFMVGPTKCEVTGAAWSSDYSTMFVSIQHPGGTWPTGGTPLSSVIAITREDGRAIV
- a CDS encoding methyl-accepting chemotaxis protein; translation: MLNLLRQIPIKHRLIGLVTLFSIGLVLVMSLALSEYKSSLLNEKYAQTKHVVETATGVLTHFYSLEQSGELTKSQAQKYAMETIKGIRYAGSEYFWINDYNAVIVMHAVKPELDGKDLANLEDPNGKKLFSEFVKVVKAQDAGFVDYLWPKPGNDLPVEKISYVKGFEPWGWILGSGIYLDDVDAQFQAGVITLGSSSLIVILLALLLSVLILRSIILPISQIQTALENISHGSGDLTARLPVSGNDQLTTIATSYNTFVERLTDTLNKAVSLNKQVETKSKELKEVAFKTKAITQQREGMFTQMTDAIREVDGFKNEVISNTQSTLESAQGTVEKTRTGQSSIQQTVKSLDKLSNELEAGLNTVVQLAEQSQTIGKVLDVISEIAEQTNLLALNAAIEAARAGEQGRGFAVVADEVRGLASRTQASTDEIQAMINKLQEGAKQAELRITESHQQSQKTNEEINLTAKYLEEIASSAEGINHASHAVINSVTSQSELVQTLSELNEKVAELSAQASLQVQQNNQTSETLAQTSEETQRVMSTFKL
- a CDS encoding MmcQ/YjbR family DNA-binding protein, coding for MELSALKAYLLAKPEAKEDYPFDDKTAVFKVQNKMFALLSRHQGKALMNLKCHPDHAMELRDVFEEVIPAYHMNKRHWNSIFFEGSLPDGEIQRMVDHSYALVVKGMTKVQRQGLEVRHGATLIYQGL
- a CDS encoding DUF2721 domain-containing protein; amino-acid sequence: MIITLTTPAMLFPAVSLLLLAYTNRFVTLASIIRTFDPKQEDENSTEQIANLRKRIYLIRRMQEAGVISFFLCVMSMLAIYLEYQQVGSYIFAASLVCLMYSLYLSVREITISCDALDLHLQHFNTNFNRKKSSKKSS
- a CDS encoding N-acetylmuramoyl-L-alanine amidase-like domain-containing protein; the encoded protein is MSKTIFQMVCFLLMMSQTPLALCHLPENHQQADFYQLIEQDSKATLLQRFELLSGSLMGLPYLAGGSGEGQLGRFDADPLVRFDAFDCTTYVETVLAGLFASNKTEFDSVLKNIRYQHGKVSFVSRNHFPSLDWLPNNQTRLEDVSAQIASQALEYASARIDKAAWYQHLKKGQLTCDDNCQSLHEALRVLTKAIPAKEVQLPYVPLVALYKSENGQINQALLDRIPTPSVISMVRPTRHLKDIIGTNMIVSHQGFLYRREGQLFIRHASVRHQRVMDEDFLDYFFHYTEGSSLKGFNVQKIRL
- a CDS encoding thioredoxin family protein, with protein sequence MNTYEVHILQAMQLGFNQEYAELAPSLEEVKGQSGFVLLEFGAPWCGHCQAASTVIQSLLMAHPTLPHIKVYDGKGKKLGRQFKVTLWPTFILLKDGNEVNRWVRVTQQNELNELDSLLGTHPSTR
- a CDS encoding methyl-accepting chemotaxis protein, whose protein sequence is MLRKMNIGSRLFAAFSVILLLLIILGGVAIATMKDIRAKTEVIEGDILSAISSLGDMNSNLMRVRIFTLRLLNDNDEQSKNNTFATLRQIKQEVEQYQQEYKAHIQVESERKLFEDFLDLEKDYFVLQRQVSELVMMSDTTSLDTLIPKMNLAADKMVKALKAIVAENRRIADQASDEGLQEFQASFVLINIIVALAVLFAVTIAILLAKSINRPLQMAMHSAEVIAEGDLTQSVVLEGNDEVTRLSKALMLMQTNLRSAILHIGKSSSQLASAAEELNSVTDNSTQGLQLQSNEIQQAAAAINQMSSAIDEVARTAQTTSQDSIESSRLASEGKQKVSETTKVIVDMSHEMQSSTGVINQLAEQVTSIGQILDVIRAVAEQTNLLALNAAIEAARAGEAGRGFAVVADEVRSLAHRTQESTEEIETMVREVQSSANAAVTAMQNATMKTDQAQHVAAEAATALEQITSRIAAISDSNHIIASAAEQQSTATREVDDNIATISDLSSQTVNGANETNANTAELTRLAVNLNELVVKFKV